A stretch of Paenibacillus mucilaginosus 3016 DNA encodes these proteins:
- a CDS encoding PfkB family carbohydrate kinase, with protein sequence MKLIGIGDNVIDYYQDQGLMYPGGNALNVAVASRRSGALAAAYLGIVGSDAASDHILACLQRERIGTERIRRVCGPSGEARVSLNEDGDRVFLGTNREVRVQSLLALRLTPQDLGYIDGFDVVHASVNSEIEHELPRLAGRVISYDFSTPVKYTQEDLERICPYLTYAFFSGSGLSGEETDRLIDKVHRLGTAVVGVTRGGEPALFSERGTRFEQRPAAAQVVDTMGAGDSFIGAFLTEYHPGRDMRRALGRAAEAAAATCGLYGAFGYGIAK encoded by the coding sequence GTGAAGCTGATCGGGATTGGGGATAATGTGATCGATTATTATCAGGACCAGGGCTTGATGTATCCGGGGGGCAACGCCCTGAATGTCGCTGTGGCAAGCAGGCGGAGCGGCGCCTTGGCGGCGGCTTATCTAGGCATCGTAGGCAGCGACGCGGCGTCGGATCATATCCTGGCTTGCCTGCAGCGGGAGAGGATCGGTACCGAGCGGATCCGGCGCGTCTGCGGCCCGAGCGGGGAAGCCAGGGTGTCGCTGAATGAGGACGGGGACCGGGTGTTCCTGGGTACGAACCGGGAGGTGAGGGTACAGTCGCTGCTGGCCCTCCGGCTGACTCCGCAGGATCTCGGCTATATCGACGGCTTCGATGTGGTGCATGCCAGTGTGAACAGCGAGATCGAGCATGAGCTGCCGCGTCTGGCCGGCCGGGTAATCTCCTATGATTTCTCGACACCGGTCAAATACACGCAGGAGGATCTGGAACGGATCTGTCCTTATCTGACCTATGCCTTCTTCTCGGGCAGCGGGCTGTCGGGGGAAGAAACGGACCGGCTGATTGACAAGGTGCACCGGCTGGGAACCGCCGTGGTAGGGGTGACCCGGGGAGGCGAGCCGGCCCTCTTCTCGGAACGCGGAACACGGTTTGAGCAAAGGCCGGCCGCCGCACAGGTGGTCGATACGATGGGGGCGGGCGACTCCTTCATCGGAGCGTTTCTCACGGAATACCATCCCGGCAGGGATATGCGCCGGGCTCTCGGCCGTGCGGCGGAAGCGGCCGCCGCCACCTGCGGCCTATACGGCGCTTTCGGTTACGGGATCGCCAAGTAG
- a CDS encoding carbohydrate ABC transporter permease — protein sequence MTTLPAALSRERTRRRSYSAASVIGTVCVSLLLLLYFLAVAYPLFWMVISSFKETNDIYSRTWSLPAQWMFSNYTAAWKQGLSDYFMNSVIVTGMTVVFNVLFSAFSAYGLSRFSFRGKHLILALLSAGLMFSPQVSLIPLYKLVQAIGIYDTHWTLILPYVAFKTSLIVLLIRSFFVALPKEYEESAYLEGCTSLGILFRIFLPLSMPIILTAALQTAYYAWNEFMFAIIFVDSDAVKTITAGLMAFRDALSTDWGVLMAGLTLSALPLVTMFVAMQKVFIRGLGDGGVKG from the coding sequence ATGACGACTTTACCTGCTGCATTGTCGAGGGAGCGCACCCGCAGAAGATCTTACTCCGCCGCTTCCGTGATCGGGACGGTCTGTGTGTCCCTGCTGCTCCTGCTGTACTTCCTGGCGGTCGCTTATCCGCTGTTCTGGATGGTGATCAGCTCGTTCAAGGAAACGAACGATATCTACAGCCGCACCTGGTCGCTGCCCGCGCAGTGGATGTTCTCGAACTATACTGCGGCATGGAAGCAGGGGCTGTCGGATTATTTCATGAACTCGGTCATCGTGACCGGCATGACGGTGGTGTTCAATGTGCTGTTCAGCGCCTTCAGCGCCTACGGGCTCTCGCGCTTCAGCTTCCGGGGCAAGCATCTGATCCTGGCCCTGCTGTCGGCCGGCCTGATGTTCTCCCCGCAGGTAAGCTTGATCCCGCTGTACAAACTGGTGCAGGCGATCGGCATCTATGACACCCACTGGACGCTGATTCTTCCGTATGTCGCGTTCAAAACCTCGCTGATCGTCCTCCTCATCCGTTCCTTCTTCGTGGCGCTGCCGAAGGAGTATGAGGAATCGGCGTACCTGGAGGGCTGCACCAGCCTCGGGATTCTCTTCCGGATCTTCCTGCCGCTGAGCATGCCGATCATCCTGACGGCCGCCCTGCAGACGGCTTACTATGCCTGGAACGAATTCATGTTCGCGATCATCTTCGTCGACAGCGACGCGGTCAAGACGATAACCGCCGGCCTGATGGCGTTCCGGGACGCCCTGTCCACCGACTGGGGCGTGCTGATGGCCGGGCTTACGCTCTCGGCTCTGCCCCTCGTCACGATGTTCGTGGCGATGCAGAAGGTGTTCATCCGAGGTCTTGGCGACGGCGGGGTGAAGGGATAG
- a CDS encoding ABC transporter substrate-binding protein — protein MKKRMWGTSALLIGTLLLGACSGGGSAPAAGAQGKDGGGEEVKLTILHRWPNQPMKGYFDGVIEEFRKLHPNVEIQVINILGEDYKQKINVLLGNNNPPDLFFTWVGEYGEKFIREGKALDLTSYAAADPAWSGSINKAYFDSFSKDGKIYGVPFSIDAKKFYYNKDIFAQLNLQPPKTWSEFISVLGKLKEGGYTPIGLGNKAPWVAGHYLTTLNQRMVAPEVLAKDYHRTTGEFTDPAYIGALEKLQQLRPYFNADPNALSHEDEKNLFLNGKSAVAYFETNEFRFMKDVKFQWGLFDFPTIEEGKGRQDVLTGAPEGFMISAATKHPEEAVEFVKFLTSKAMAEKWVKETNYLSVVKGAVNSSSAVIPNMVEAAQQLEQADTMALWIDNVLDGRVFQPYLSGVQKMLNGESDPARIMKDVQTAAKEVQGAAK, from the coding sequence ATGAAGAAGAGAATGTGGGGAACATCGGCGCTTCTGATCGGCACGCTGCTGCTGGGAGCCTGCTCCGGCGGAGGATCGGCTCCGGCGGCGGGGGCGCAGGGGAAGGACGGAGGCGGTGAGGAGGTCAAGCTGACGATTCTGCACCGCTGGCCGAATCAGCCGATGAAAGGATACTTCGACGGTGTCATCGAAGAGTTCCGGAAGCTTCATCCGAATGTGGAGATCCAGGTGATCAACATTCTCGGGGAGGACTACAAGCAGAAGATCAATGTGCTTCTCGGCAACAATAATCCCCCGGATCTGTTCTTCACCTGGGTGGGCGAGTACGGGGAGAAATTCATCCGCGAAGGTAAAGCGCTTGATCTCACCTCTTATGCCGCAGCGGATCCCGCTTGGTCCGGCTCCATCAACAAGGCTTACTTCGATTCCTTCTCGAAGGACGGCAAAATCTACGGAGTGCCGTTCTCCATCGACGCCAAGAAATTTTATTACAACAAGGATATCTTCGCGCAGCTGAACCTGCAGCCTCCGAAGACCTGGAGCGAATTCATCTCCGTGCTTGGCAAGCTGAAGGAGGGGGGCTATACCCCGATCGGTCTCGGCAACAAGGCGCCGTGGGTTGCGGGTCATTACCTGACGACGCTCAACCAGCGGATGGTCGCCCCGGAAGTGCTGGCCAAGGATTATCACCGCACCACCGGTGAGTTCACCGATCCGGCCTACATCGGGGCGCTGGAGAAGCTGCAGCAGCTGAGGCCCTACTTCAACGCGGACCCGAACGCCCTCTCGCACGAGGATGAGAAGAACCTGTTCCTGAACGGCAAATCGGCGGTGGCGTACTTTGAGACCAACGAATTCCGGTTCATGAAGGACGTCAAGTTCCAGTGGGGCCTGTTCGACTTCCCGACCATCGAGGAGGGGAAGGGCCGGCAGGATGTGCTGACGGGGGCGCCGGAGGGCTTCATGATCTCCGCTGCCACGAAGCATCCGGAGGAGGCGGTGGAGTTCGTGAAGTTCCTTACCTCGAAGGCGATGGCGGAGAAGTGGGTGAAGGAAACGAATTACCTCAGCGTGGTGAAGGGGGCCGTGAACAGCAGCTCGGCGGTCATCCCGAATATGGTGGAAGCGGCACAGCAGCTTGAGCAAGCGGACACTATGGCGCTGTGGATCGATAACGTGCTCGACGGCCGTGTATTCCAGCCGTACCTCTCGGGCGTGCAGAAGATGCTCAACGGCGAGTCCGATCCCGCCCGCATCATGAAGGATGTGCAGACGGCCGCCAAAGAGGTTCAAGGGGCCGCGAAATGA
- a CDS encoding spore germination protein produces MSASLAAEAAEIPLSSKLEANLDGLRQALGASDDFTLRRLDNGCALVYIDGLVDSDTVSRDLVAPLLTLAEEERQSLASSGKLITELRSRLLAAGELRAAASLTTVIDAVLNGSTVVLAEGLEEALTAGTPGWERRAVEEPKTQTVVRGPKESFTETLRTNTSLLRRKIRSPKLRLHTLRIGRVTQTQVALAYIEGVADEGVVRELRRRLEDIDTDSILESCYIEEFIEDSPYSPLPTLANTERPDAVAAGLLEGQAAVFVDGTPFVLLGPVTFFNFLQSSEDYYQRYDIATFIRLIRYVSFVVSMLLPAMYIAITTFHQEMLPTTLLISLAAQREGVPFPAFVEAMIMEVTFEVLREAGIRMPRVVGPAISIVGALVLGQAAVQAGLVSAAMVIVVSFTAISNFVIPALNVTVAARLVRFLLMILAATLGLFGIVAGFMALLIHMASIRSLGVPYLSPLAPLNLSSLKDAIVRMPWWTLKTRPQGLAHRNRKRQKDGMRPAPPKGEQGS; encoded by the coding sequence ATGAGCGCTTCACTTGCAGCCGAAGCAGCCGAGATCCCTCTTTCCTCGAAGCTGGAAGCCAATCTGGACGGACTCCGGCAGGCGCTCGGCGCCAGCGACGACTTCACCCTGCGCCGGCTCGATAACGGCTGTGCGCTTGTGTATATCGACGGTCTCGTCGACAGCGACACGGTTTCCCGTGACCTCGTCGCGCCCCTCCTCACCCTTGCGGAGGAGGAACGGCAGTCTCTGGCCTCCTCCGGTAAGCTGATAACGGAGCTGCGGAGCCGGCTGCTCGCTGCGGGAGAGCTGCGCGCGGCCGCCTCCCTCACCACCGTGATCGACGCCGTGCTGAACGGCAGCACCGTGGTTCTCGCCGAGGGACTGGAAGAAGCCCTTACGGCGGGCACACCCGGCTGGGAGCGCCGCGCGGTGGAGGAGCCGAAGACCCAGACCGTCGTCCGCGGTCCCAAGGAGAGCTTCACGGAGACGCTGCGCACGAACACCTCCCTGCTGCGCCGCAAGATCCGGTCGCCGAAGCTGCGGCTGCACACCCTGCGGATCGGACGGGTTACGCAGACGCAGGTCGCACTGGCTTATATTGAAGGCGTGGCCGATGAAGGGGTGGTCCGGGAGCTGAGGCGCCGGCTCGAGGATATTGATACCGACAGCATCCTCGAGAGCTGTTATATCGAGGAGTTCATCGAGGACTCGCCGTACAGCCCCCTCCCCACGCTCGCCAATACGGAGAGGCCCGATGCGGTGGCGGCCGGACTGCTCGAAGGTCAGGCGGCCGTCTTCGTGGACGGGACCCCGTTCGTCCTGCTGGGTCCCGTCACGTTCTTCAACTTCCTGCAGTCCTCGGAAGACTATTACCAGCGCTACGATATCGCCACGTTCATCCGGCTGATCCGTTACGTCTCCTTCGTGGTGTCCATGCTGCTGCCCGCAATGTACATCGCCATCACGACGTTCCACCAGGAGATGCTGCCGACCACGCTGCTCATCTCCCTCGCCGCCCAGCGCGAAGGCGTCCCCTTCCCCGCCTTCGTCGAGGCGATGATTATGGAGGTCACCTTCGAGGTGCTGAGGGAGGCCGGAATCCGGATGCCGCGGGTCGTCGGGCCCGCCATCTCCATCGTCGGGGCGCTGGTGCTCGGGCAGGCTGCCGTGCAGGCGGGTCTGGTCTCGGCGGCAATGGTCATCGTGGTATCGTTCACGGCGATCTCGAATTTCGTCATACCGGCACTGAACGTCACGGTCGCCGCCCGGCTCGTCCGCTTCCTGCTGATGATCCTGGCCGCCACGCTGGGGCTGTTCGGGATTGTTGCCGGCTTCATGGCGCTGCTCATTCACATGGCATCCATCCGGTCGCTCGGCGTCCCGTATTTGTCCCCGTTGGCCCCGCTGAATCTCTCCAGCTTGAAGGACGCGATCGTACGCATGCCCTGGTGGACCCTGAAGACCCGTCCCCAGGGGCTCGCCCACCGCAACCGCAAACGGCAGAAGGACGGCATGAGGCCCGCCCCGCCTAAAGGGGAGCAGGGAAGCTGA
- a CDS encoding carbohydrate ABC transporter permease codes for MTHRRLTPYFYVAPSLLVMILFIYYPVVQNLQSSLFDWSPFSSDRRFIGLGNYTRLLQDSLFYSALKNNLLHVLVSVLLQVLGALVLAAVLEDRLLRAVAPLLRTVYFLPVLISVSIIGLLFGFIYHPEIGLLNGFLRSIGLEEWTTGWLGNSKTAMLAVISIGQWQGLGYTTMLYIVAIQKIPQELYEAGRIDGCGRIQSFFHITLPQVKEIMFVVTVYTLSQSILVFSDVFVLTKGGPGDASQVLSTYLYRKAFVDNEMGYASTVANMILIITFMLYLVQSKLFNTGRER; via the coding sequence ATGACACACCGCAGGCTGACTCCCTACTTCTATGTCGCCCCCAGTCTGCTGGTCATGATCCTGTTCATCTATTATCCCGTCGTACAGAATCTGCAGTCGAGCCTCTTCGATTGGAGCCCTTTTTCCTCGGACCGAAGGTTCATCGGGCTCGGTAATTATACGAGGCTGCTGCAGGATTCGCTCTTCTACTCGGCGCTGAAGAACAACCTGCTGCATGTCCTGGTCTCGGTGCTGCTGCAGGTCCTGGGAGCCCTCGTGCTGGCCGCCGTGCTGGAAGACCGGCTGCTGCGAGCCGTCGCCCCGCTGCTGCGCACGGTGTACTTCCTGCCGGTGCTCATCTCCGTGTCGATCATCGGTCTCCTGTTCGGGTTCATCTATCATCCGGAGATCGGCCTGCTGAACGGCTTCCTCCGCTCGATCGGACTGGAGGAATGGACGACGGGGTGGCTTGGCAACAGCAAGACCGCCATGCTCGCCGTCATCAGCATCGGGCAGTGGCAGGGGCTCGGGTATACGACCATGCTCTATATCGTCGCGATCCAGAAGATTCCGCAGGAGCTGTACGAGGCCGGACGGATCGACGGCTGCGGCCGCATCCAGAGCTTCTTCCATATCACCCTCCCGCAGGTCAAGGAGATCATGTTCGTCGTGACGGTGTATACGCTGTCCCAGTCGATTCTCGTCTTCAGCGACGTGTTCGTCCTGACCAAGGGCGGACCGGGGGATGCCTCCCAGGTGCTGAGCACCTACCTGTACCGCAAGGCGTTCGTGGATAACGAGATGGGCTATGCCTCCACGGTCGCCAACATGATTCTGATCATCACCTTTATGCTGTATCTCGTGCAGTCGAAGCTGTTCAATACGGGCCGGGAGAGATAA
- a CDS encoding Ger(x)C family spore germination protein, with protein sequence MRRFLLTLLLLTMTLPAAGCWDKTELNELAITSATGLDFKDGRWLVSFQVVIPQSISNQSGSSSGAQAPVMVFSTEGESIRGAVQRSSFEMPRALFFAHNRILIIGEEAARRGFSQMIDIYLRNPDSRETVSVYVTQGTAREVLEHLIPLEKIPGAAIGNLIKNEELNGSNFQETRLYQMAMKMTGEAAAVVVPEIFISGDNRQADSLDSLKRTVAGSKLKLNRVGIFKKDKFIGWMKRTDAYGLSWITDSVKKTTFFFGCAKGDEHYQASLLINDSKTRRTPHIKKGKLSVDVKVRAKGTLMENNCITDPSRLEGLRELEETAAEEIKKRIMEAFRTGQQMKVDVFGFASLFHKEFPEQWRGLKDQWEEQLAAMTLVPAVEVEIDRLGMSTKPFKKLLQTGNEGSQPTRQETTTEGR encoded by the coding sequence ATGCGCAGATTCCTTCTGACGCTGCTTCTGCTGACGATGACCCTGCCCGCGGCCGGCTGCTGGGACAAGACCGAGCTCAATGAGCTCGCGATTACTTCGGCAACAGGGCTCGACTTCAAGGATGGCCGGTGGCTGGTCTCCTTCCAGGTGGTGATCCCCCAGTCCATCTCCAACCAAAGCGGGAGCAGCAGTGGAGCCCAGGCTCCGGTCATGGTGTTCAGCACGGAGGGGGAGTCCATCCGGGGGGCCGTGCAGCGCTCGAGCTTCGAGATGCCGCGGGCGCTGTTTTTTGCCCACAACCGGATTCTCATCATCGGCGAAGAAGCGGCGCGCAGGGGCTTCAGCCAGATGATCGATATTTATCTGCGCAACCCCGATTCCCGCGAGACGGTCTCGGTCTACGTCACCCAGGGCACGGCCAGGGAGGTCCTCGAACATCTGATCCCGCTGGAGAAAATCCCGGGAGCAGCCATCGGCAATCTCATCAAGAATGAGGAGCTCAACGGGTCGAACTTCCAGGAGACACGGCTCTACCAGATGGCGATGAAGATGACCGGGGAGGCCGCCGCTGTCGTCGTGCCCGAAATCTTCATCTCCGGCGACAACCGCCAGGCGGATTCCCTCGATTCGCTGAAGCGTACCGTTGCCGGCTCGAAGCTGAAGCTCAACCGGGTCGGGATCTTCAAGAAAGACAAGTTTATCGGCTGGATGAAGCGGACGGACGCGTACGGGCTGAGCTGGATAACGGACTCGGTGAAGAAGACGACCTTCTTCTTCGGCTGCGCGAAGGGGGACGAGCATTATCAGGCCTCGCTCCTGATCAACGACAGCAAAACCCGCCGCACCCCGCACATCAAGAAAGGAAAGCTCTCCGTCGATGTCAAGGTGCGGGCTAAAGGGACGCTCATGGAGAATAACTGCATTACCGATCCGAGCCGGCTGGAGGGCCTTCGGGAACTTGAGGAGACTGCCGCTGAGGAAATCAAGAAGCGTATAATGGAAGCCTTCCGTACCGGCCAGCAGATGAAGGTGGATGTGTTCGGCTTCGCCTCCCTCTTCCATAAGGAGTTCCCCGAACAGTGGCGGGGCCTCAAGGATCAGTGGGAGGAGCAGCTGGCCGCCATGACCTTGGTCCCGGCCGTAGAGGTAGAGATCGACCGGCTCGGCATGAGCACCAAGCCGTTCAAGAAGCTGCTGCAGACCGGGAACGAAGGCAGCCAGCCTACCCGGCAGGAAACCACCACGGAGGGAAGGTAG
- a CDS encoding GerAB/ArcD/ProY family transporter: protein MERVSTYQLAVLIVLFELGSTPLFALGSKAKQDSWIAMSLAGAAGLLLLLLFLQLQRREPELSLIGMLRKYLGSFAGTLAGWVYVFYFAYESMRNVRDFGELTQMALLGSTPLYVVSTVVMLIAFYAVASGIETFARVSEVILPIVVLSYMLLILLILGSDLIHLDQLEPVLENGWTPVLRAAFPDIVSFPFGQTVLFLMLWSLLDKKTGMRRVSFWAYGSVAVFLILMNALNLMILGPVLVENSTLPLLQSVQLIQIADILERLDVLVSLLIFFGLFVKLTLFYWGAAQAAALLSRTKRSVWVVVLGLAIFGSSFLEPSYTYHVWLGLEVSVKLFPLVQVVLPLLLWMTVKLRRMPASPPP, encoded by the coding sequence ATGGAGCGCGTCTCGACGTACCAGCTGGCCGTGCTGATCGTGCTCTTCGAGCTGGGCAGCACCCCGCTCTTCGCCCTGGGGAGCAAGGCCAAGCAGGATTCCTGGATCGCCATGAGCCTCGCCGGGGCTGCCGGGCTGCTCCTCCTGCTGCTCTTCCTGCAGCTGCAGCGCAGGGAGCCGGAGCTCAGCCTGATCGGCATGCTCCGCAAATATCTCGGCAGCTTCGCCGGGACGCTCGCCGGATGGGTCTACGTGTTCTACTTTGCGTATGAGTCCATGCGCAACGTCCGTGACTTCGGAGAGCTGACCCAGATGGCGCTGCTCGGCTCCACGCCCCTCTACGTCGTGAGCACGGTGGTCATGCTCATTGCCTTCTATGCGGTCGCTTCGGGAATCGAGACGTTCGCGAGGGTTTCGGAGGTCATTCTTCCTATCGTCGTCCTGAGCTATATGCTGCTGATCCTGCTCATCCTCGGCTCGGATCTCATTCACCTGGACCAGCTGGAGCCGGTGCTCGAGAACGGATGGACGCCCGTGCTCCGGGCAGCCTTCCCGGACATCGTCTCCTTTCCCTTCGGACAGACCGTACTCTTCCTCATGCTCTGGTCCCTGCTCGACAAGAAGACCGGCATGCGGCGGGTCAGCTTCTGGGCTTACGGCAGCGTCGCCGTATTCCTCATACTGATGAACGCCCTCAATCTCATGATCCTCGGGCCGGTTCTTGTAGAGAACAGCACCCTGCCCCTGCTCCAGTCCGTCCAGCTGATCCAGATCGCCGATATCCTGGAGCGCCTGGACGTCCTGGTCTCCCTGCTGATTTTCTTCGGTCTGTTCGTGAAGCTGACCCTGTTCTACTGGGGCGCGGCGCAAGCGGCGGCCCTGCTCAGCCGCACGAAGCGCAGCGTCTGGGTCGTGGTGCTTGGACTGGCGATCTTCGGTTCCTCCTTCCTCGAGCCGAGTTACACGTATCACGTCTGGCTCGGGCTTGAGGTCAGCGTCAAGCTCTTCCCGCTGGTTCAGGTGGTGCTGCCCCTCCTGCTGTGGATGACGGTGAAGCTGCGCCGGATGCCAGCATCGCCTCCACCTTGA
- a CDS encoding TIM barrel protein yields MLNRIANMNLHYHRYPLDYFLDSTVRLGLDAVELWGGAPHLFLPDLGHADLRQVLGGLRQRGLELVCLTPEQCIYPVNLSAKDEACRRRSLDYFRRAIGAANTLECSRLLVTAGYGFFNEPREEAWERGRASLAELADEAREAGVTLLLEPLSRFGSNLVTDLASLQRMHREVDSPALKILLDTVPMMLAGDTLEAYGEAFGEELVHLHFLDGDGKTSAHLAWGEGVYPLDAFRESLQRIGYRGALSLELIGPQYNRDPEKASRDSLIYLGFSHP; encoded by the coding sequence ATGTTGAATCGAATAGCGAATATGAATCTTCATTACCACCGGTATCCGCTCGACTACTTCTTGGATTCGACCGTACGGCTCGGGCTGGATGCGGTGGAGCTCTGGGGAGGGGCGCCGCACCTGTTCCTCCCGGACCTCGGGCATGCCGACCTCAGGCAGGTGCTCGGCGGGCTGCGGCAGCGCGGCCTGGAGCTGGTCTGCCTGACACCGGAGCAGTGCATCTATCCGGTCAATCTGTCGGCGAAGGACGAGGCGTGCCGCCGGCGGAGTCTGGATTACTTCCGGAGGGCGATCGGCGCGGCCAATACGCTGGAGTGCTCCCGTCTGCTCGTGACGGCGGGATACGGGTTCTTCAACGAACCGAGGGAGGAGGCGTGGGAGCGGGGAAGGGCCTCGCTTGCCGAGCTGGCGGATGAGGCCCGGGAGGCCGGGGTGACGCTGCTGCTCGAGCCCCTGTCCCGCTTCGGCTCCAACCTGGTCACCGATCTCGCGTCGCTGCAGCGGATGCACCGGGAAGTGGATTCTCCGGCGCTGAAGATTCTGCTCGACACGGTCCCAATGATGCTGGCGGGCGATACGCTGGAGGCGTACGGGGAGGCCTTCGGGGAAGAACTGGTACATCTTCATTTTCTCGACGGCGACGGGAAAACCTCGGCCCACCTTGCCTGGGGAGAGGGTGTCTATCCGCTGGACGCTTTCCGGGAGAGCCTGCAGCGGATCGGTTACCGCGGAGCGCTCAGTCTGGAGCTGATCGGCCCCCAGTATAACCGGGATCCGGAGAAGGCTTCGAGAGACAGCTTGATCTATTTAGGTTTCAGCCATCCATAG
- a CDS encoding type II asparaginase: protein MKTMHKIMTAALLAHTLTFCFPSVPAATAAGTASEAAGTQKDVREAKLPNVKILATGGTIAGVAASNTATTGYSIGSTTVDTLIKAVPEMKSIANVSGEQIANVGSPDITNDTLLALGKRINVLLSSSDVDGVVVTHGTDTLEETAYFLNLVVKSEKPVVVVGAMRPSTAISADGPMNLYNAVKLAGSEEAKGKGALVLLNDRIGAARFITKTHTTSLDTFKSVEDGYLGMISGGKIHFYSESTRKHTVDSKFNIEYLSELPQVDILYSYQNDGEYLYKAAVEAGAKGIVIAGSGDGSLSKKGEAGAKAAQEAGAVIVRSSRTGGGTVTHSAQDDEKKFVTSDSLNPQKARILLMLALASTNDPARIQQFFDEY, encoded by the coding sequence ATGAAAACGATGCACAAAATCATGACGGCGGCACTGCTGGCCCACACCCTGACCTTCTGCTTCCCGTCGGTCCCGGCGGCCACCGCGGCCGGAACGGCTTCCGAAGCGGCGGGCACGCAGAAGGATGTCCGGGAGGCGAAGCTCCCGAACGTCAAAATTCTGGCGACCGGCGGCACCATTGCGGGGGTGGCGGCTTCGAATACGGCGACGACAGGATATTCGATCGGTTCGACCACGGTGGATACCCTGATCAAGGCCGTGCCCGAGATGAAATCGATCGCGAACGTCAGCGGCGAGCAGATCGCCAATGTCGGCTCCCCGGATATCACGAATGACACGCTGCTGGCTCTGGGCAAACGGATCAACGTGCTGCTCTCCTCAAGCGACGTGGACGGCGTAGTCGTCACGCACGGCACGGATACCCTGGAGGAGACGGCCTATTTCCTCAATCTCGTGGTCAAAAGCGAAAAGCCGGTGGTGGTCGTCGGCGCGATGAGACCGTCGACGGCGATCAGCGCGGACGGTCCGATGAACCTGTACAACGCCGTGAAGCTCGCCGGCAGCGAGGAAGCCAAGGGCAAGGGGGCGCTCGTGCTGCTCAATGACCGGATCGGCGCCGCCCGCTTCATCACCAAGACGCATACGACGTCCTTGGATACGTTCAAGTCCGTCGAGGACGGCTATCTGGGCATGATCTCGGGAGGCAAAATCCACTTCTACAGCGAATCGACCCGCAAGCATACCGTAGACAGCAAGTTTAATATCGAATACCTCTCGGAGCTGCCGCAGGTGGATATTCTCTACAGCTACCAGAATGACGGAGAGTATTTGTACAAAGCCGCTGTGGAAGCGGGGGCCAAAGGCATTGTCATCGCAGGCTCGGGTGACGGTTCCCTGTCCAAGAAGGGAGAGGCCGGCGCGAAGGCGGCGCAGGAGGCCGGTGCGGTAATCGTGAGATCCTCCCGTACGGGCGGCGGGACGGTGACCCATTCCGCGCAGGATGACGAGAAGAAATTCGTAACGTCCGATTCGCTCAATCCGCAGAAGGCGAGGATCCTGCTCATGCTGGCGCTGGCGTCGACGAATGACCCGGCCCGGATTCAGCAGTTCTTCGACGAGTACTAA
- a CDS encoding SIS domain-containing protein, whose translation MMQTNVVTKAETQVEHILEAFKERALDRVFFVACGGSSALMYPSKYFIDRESSSITAEVYSSNEFIHRSPGTLGPSSLVILCSHKGKTPETTQAAAFAKGKGALTVALMYVGEAPLSEESDFTVNYSWAPAGQLDPHPEIMNYAILYRLSMGLLYVKEGNTKYQKLLGSLEHLDTVFAKAKAQYAEAAKTYAAQYKDEKVIYTMASGANYGVAYSFAICILMEMQWIHSQAIHAGEFFHGPFEILDKDVPFVLLMGLDETRPLEERALTFLKQYGEKLLVLDAEHFDLTGIDEELRGYLAPLVLNFVLRVYAVELAEARKHPLETRRYMFKVPY comes from the coding sequence ATGATGCAGACGAACGTGGTAACGAAGGCTGAGACGCAGGTGGAGCACATTCTGGAAGCATTCAAGGAGCGCGCGCTGGACCGGGTCTTCTTCGTCGCCTGCGGCGGATCGTCCGCCCTGATGTACCCGAGCAAGTACTTCATCGACCGGGAATCCTCCTCTATCACCGCCGAGGTATACAGCTCCAATGAATTCATCCACCGCAGCCCCGGCACACTCGGTCCGAGCTCGCTGGTGATTCTGTGCTCCCACAAGGGAAAGACGCCGGAAACGACGCAGGCCGCCGCCTTCGCGAAGGGGAAAGGCGCCCTGACCGTAGCGCTGATGTATGTCGGCGAGGCGCCGCTCTCGGAGGAGTCGGATTTTACGGTGAACTACAGCTGGGCGCCGGCCGGACAGCTGGACCCTCATCCCGAGATCATGAACTACGCGATCCTGTACCGGCTGTCGATGGGGCTCCTGTACGTCAAGGAAGGCAATACGAAGTACCAGAAGCTGCTGGGCAGCCTGGAGCACCTGGACACCGTCTTTGCCAAAGCGAAAGCCCAATATGCGGAGGCCGCCAAGACCTATGCCGCACAGTACAAGGACGAGAAAGTGATCTACACGATGGCCAGCGGAGCGAACTACGGCGTCGCCTACTCGTTCGCGATCTGCATCCTGATGGAGATGCAGTGGATTCACTCGCAGGCGATCCACGCAGGGGAGTTCTTCCACGGGCCGTTCGAGATTCTCGACAAGGATGTGCCGTTCGTGCTGCTGATGGGGCTGGACGAGACGCGGCCGCTGGAAGAGCGGGCACTGACCTTCCTGAAGCAGTACGGGGAGAAGCTGCTCGTGCTCGATGCTGAGCACTTCGATCTGACGGGCATCGACGAAGAGCTGAGAGGATACCTGGCTCCGCTCGTGCTGAATTTCGTCCTCCGGGTCTATGCCGTCGAGCTGGCCGAAGCCCGGAAGCATCCGCTCGAAACCCGGCGCTACATGTTCAAGGTTCCTTATTAA